From the genome of Arvicola amphibius chromosome 9, mArvAmp1.2, whole genome shotgun sequence, one region includes:
- the LOC119822359 gene encoding keratin-associated protein 10-3-like isoform X3: MATSTMSVCSDACTNSSWQVDDCPESCCEPGCCAPSCCEPGCCAPSCCVPSCCAPAPCLTFICTPVSCGSSPCCQSACASSCGPSCCQQSSCQPSCCHCSPCQPSCCMTLCCKPVCCTPICCMTLCCKPVCCTPICSGSSSCCQQSSCQPSCCQPSCCVPVCCKPVCCKPCSSVSLLCRPVCRPACCASSCQSSCCKPCSSMSLLCSPACSRQACCGLSSCC, from the exons ATGGCCAcctccaccatgtctgtctgctctgACGCTTGCACCAACTCCTCTTGGCAGGTGGACGACTGCCCAGAGAGCTGCTGTGAGCCTGGCTGCTGTGCCCCCAGCTGCTGTGAGCCTGGCTGCTGTGCCCCCAgctgctgtgtccccagctgcTGTGCCCCAGCCCCCTGCCTGACCTTCATCTGCACCCCAGTGAGCTGTGGGTCCAGCCCCTGCTGCCAATCTGCCTGTGCTAGCTCCTGTGGACCCTCATGCTGCCAGCAGTCTAGCTGCCAGCCCTCATGCTGCCA CTGCTCTCCTTGCCAACCATCCTGTTGCATGACCCTGTGCTGCAAGCCTGTCTGCTGCACACCCAT CTGCTGCATGACCCTGTGCTGCAAGCCTGTCTGCTGCACACCCATCTGCTCTGGATCTTCCTCATGCTGCCAGCAGTCTAGCTGCCAGCCCTCATGCTGCCAGCCATCCTGTTGCGTGCCTGTCTGCTGCAAGCCtgtctgctgcaagccctgctccaGCGTGTCCCTGCTCTGCCGCCCTGTGTGCAGACCTGCCTGCTGTGCCTCCTcctgccagtccagctgctgcaagccctgctccaGCATGTCCCTGCTCTGCAGCCCTGCCTGCTCCCGCCAGGCCTGCTGTGGCCTCTCGAGCTGCTGCTGA
- the LOC119822359 gene encoding keratin-associated protein 10-2-like isoform X2 codes for MATSTMSVCSDACTNSSWQVDDCPESCCEPGCCAPSCCEPGCCAPSCCVPSCCAPAPCLTFICTPVSCGSSPCCQSACASSCGPSCCQQSSCQPSCCHCSPCQPSCCMTLCCKPVCCTPICSGSSSCCQQSSCQPSCCQPLCCKPVCCTPICSGSSSCCQQSSCQPSCCQPSCCVPVCCKPVCCKPCSSVSLLCRPVCRPACCASSCQSSCCKPCSSMSLLCSPACSRQACCGLSSCC; via the exons ATGGCCAcctccaccatgtctgtctgctctgACGCTTGCACCAACTCCTCTTGGCAGGTGGACGACTGCCCAGAGAGCTGCTGTGAGCCTGGCTGCTGTGCCCCCAGCTGCTGTGAGCCTGGCTGCTGTGCCCCCAgctgctgtgtccccagctgcTGTGCCCCAGCCCCCTGCCTGACCTTCATCTGCACCCCAGTGAGCTGTGGGTCCAGCCCCTGCTGCCAATCTGCCTGTGCTAGCTCCTGTGGACCCTCATGCTGCCAGCAGTCTAGCTGCCAGCCCTCATGCTGCCA CTGCTCTCCTTGCCAACCATCCTGTTGCATGACCCTGTGCTGCAAGCCTGTCTGCTGCACACCCATCTGCTCTGGATCCTCCTCATGCTGCCAGCAGTCTAGCTGCCAGCCCTCATGCTGCCAGCc CCTGTGCTGCAAGCCTGTCTGCTGCACACCCATCTGCTCTGGATCTTCCTCATGCTGCCAGCAGTCTAGCTGCCAGCCCTCATGCTGCCAGCCATCCTGTTGCGTGCCTGTCTGCTGCAAGCCtgtctgctgcaagccctgctccaGCGTGTCCCTGCTCTGCCGCCCTGTGTGCAGACCTGCCTGCTGTGCCTCCTcctgccagtccagctgctgcaagccctgctccaGCATGTCCCTGCTCTGCAGCCCTGCCTGCTCCCGCCAGGCCTGCTGTGGCCTCTCGAGCTGCTGCTGA
- the LOC119822359 gene encoding keratin-associated protein 10-2-like isoform X1 gives MATSTMSVCSDACTNSSWQVDDCPESCCEPGCCAPSCCEPGCCAPSCCVPSCCAPAPCLTFICTPVSCGSSPCCQSACASSCGPSCCQQSSCQPSCCHCSPCQPSCCMTLCCKPVCCTPICSGSSSCCQQSSCQPSCCQPSCCVPPSCCMTLCCKPVCCTPICSGSSSCCQQSSCQPSCCQPSCCVPVCCKPVCCKPCSSVSLLCRPVCRPACCASSCQSSCCKPCSSMSLLCSPACSRQACCGLSSCC, from the exons ATGGCCAcctccaccatgtctgtctgctctgACGCTTGCACCAACTCCTCTTGGCAGGTGGACGACTGCCCAGAGAGCTGCTGTGAGCCTGGCTGCTGTGCCCCCAGCTGCTGTGAGCCTGGCTGCTGTGCCCCCAgctgctgtgtccccagctgcTGTGCCCCAGCCCCCTGCCTGACCTTCATCTGCACCCCAGTGAGCTGTGGGTCCAGCCCCTGCTGCCAATCTGCCTGTGCTAGCTCCTGTGGACCCTCATGCTGCCAGCAGTCTAGCTGCCAGCCCTCATGCTGCCA CTGCTCTCCTTGCCAACCATCCTGTTGCATGACCCTGTGCTGCAAGCCTGTCTGCTGCACACCCATCTGCTCTGGATCCTCCTCATGCTGCCAGCAGTCTAGCTGCCAGCCCTCATGCTGCCAGCcatcctgctgtgtgcct CCATCCTGCTGCATGACCCTGTGCTGCAAGCCTGTCTGCTGCACACCCATCTGCTCTGGATCTTCCTCATGCTGCCAGCAGTCTAGCTGCCAGCCCTCATGCTGCCAGCCATCCTGTTGCGTGCCTGTCTGCTGCAAGCCtgtctgctgcaagccctgctccaGCGTGTCCCTGCTCTGCCGCCCTGTGTGCAGACCTGCCTGCTGTGCCTCCTcctgccagtccagctgctgcaagccctgctccaGCATGTCCCTGCTCTGCAGCCCTGCCTGCTCCCGCCAGGCCTGCTGTGGCCTCTCGAGCTGCTGCTGA
- the LOC119822353 gene encoding keratin-associated protein 10-2-like isoform X2, with the protein MAASTMSVCSEPCTESSWQIEDCPESCCEPTCCAPSCCQSSCCVPSCCQPSCCATAPCLTLICTPVSYGSGPCCQSACSSCCTPSCCQQSSCQPSCCQSSCCSSCQPSCCTSSPCCVTLCCKPVCCTPICSGSSSCCQQSSCQPSCCQSSCCVPVCCKPICCTPICSGSSSCCQQSSCQPSCCQSSCCVPVCCKPCSSVSLICRPVCRPACCVPSSSCCASSCCQPSYCKPCSSMSLICSPACSRQACCGLSLGQKSSC; encoded by the exons ATGGCCGcctccaccatgtctgtctgctctgAGCCCTGCACTGAGTCCTCCTGGCAGATAGAGGACTGTCCAGAGAGCTGCTGTGAGCCTACCTGCTGTGCCCCCAgctgctgccagtccagctgctgtgtccccagctgctgccagcccagctgctgtgcCACAGCCCCCTGCCTGACCCTCATCTGCACCCCAGTGAGCTATGGGTCCGGCCCCTGCTGCCAATCTgcctgcagcagctgctgcacaccctcatgctgccagcagtctagctgccagccctcatgctgccaatcttcctgctgt TCTAGCTGCCAGCCCTCATGCTGCACCTCCTCACCTTGTTGTGTGACCCTTTGCTGCAAGCCTGTCTGCTGCACACCCATCTGCTCTGGATCCTCCTCATGCTGCCAGCAGTCTAGCTGCCAGCCTTCATGCTGTCAATcctcctgctgtgtgcctgtctgctgcAAGCCCATCTGCTGCACACCCATCTGTTCTGGATCTTCCTCATGCTGCCAGCAGTCTAGCTGCCAGCCCTCATGCTGCCAGTcatcctgctgtgtgcctgtctgctgcaagccctgctccaGCGTGTCCCTGATCTGCCGCCCTGTGTGCAGACCTGCCTGCTGTGTGCCCAGCTCCTCCTGCTGTGCCTCCtcctgctgccagcccagctacTGCAAGCCCTGCTCCAGCATGTCCTTGATCTGCAGCCCTGCCTGCTCCCGCCAagcctgctgtggcctctccttGGGTCAGAAGTCCAGTTGCTGA
- the LOC119822353 gene encoding keratin-associated protein 10-9-like isoform X1, whose amino-acid sequence MAASTMSVCSEPCTESSWQIEDCPESCCEPTCCAPTPCLTLICTPVSYGSGPCCQSACSSCCTPSCCQQSSCQPSCCQSSCCVPVCCKPVCCTPICSGSSCCQQSSCQPSCCTSSPCCVTLCCKPVCCTPICSGSSSCCQQSSCQPSCCQSSCCVPVCCKPICCTPICSGSSSCCQQSSCQPSCCQSSCCVPVCCKPCSSVSLICRPVCRPACCVPSSSCCASSCCQPSYCKPCSSMSLICSPACSRQACCGLSLGQKSSC is encoded by the exons ATGGCCGcctccaccatgtctgtctgctctgAGCCCTGCACTGAGTCCTCCTGGCAGATAGAGGACTGTCCAGAGAGCTGCTGTGAGCCTACCTGCTGTGCCCCCA CCCCCTGCCTGACCCTCATCTGCACCCCAGTGAGCTATGGGTCCGGCCCCTGCTGCCAATCTgcctgcagcagctgctgcacaccctcatgctgccagcagtctagctgccagccctcatgctgccaatcttcctgctgtgtgcctgtctgctgcAAGCCCGTCTGCTGCACACCCATCTGCTCTGGATCCTCATGCTGCCAGCAGTCTAGCTGCCAGCCCTCATGCTGCACCTCCTCACCTTGTTGTGTGACCCTTTGCTGCAAGCCTGTCTGCTGCACACCCATCTGCTCTGGATCCTCCTCATGCTGCCAGCAGTCTAGCTGCCAGCCTTCATGCTGTCAATcctcctgctgtgtgcctgtctgctgcAAGCCCATCTGCTGCACACCCATCTGTTCTGGATCTTCCTCATGCTGCCAGCAGTCTAGCTGCCAGCCCTCATGCTGCCAGTcatcctgctgtgtgcctgtctgctgcaagccctgctccaGCGTGTCCCTGATCTGCCGCCCTGTGTGCAGACCTGCCTGCTGTGTGCCCAGCTCCTCCTGCTGTGCCTCCtcctgctgccagcccagctacTGCAAGCCCTGCTCCAGCATGTCCTTGATCTGCAGCCCTGCCTGCTCCCGCCAagcctgctgtggcctctccttGGGTCAGAAGTCCAGTTGCTGA
- the LOC119822353 gene encoding keratin-associated protein 10-3-like isoform X3: MAASTMSVCSEPCTESSWQIEDCPESCCEPTCCAPSCCQSSCCVPSCCQPSCCATAPCLTLICTPVSYGSGPCCQSACSSCCTPSCCQQSSCQPSCCQSSCCVPVCCKPVCCTPICCVPVCCKPICCTPICSGSSSCCQQSSCQPSCCQSSCCVPVCCKPCSSVSLICRPVCRPACCVPSSSCCASSCCQPSYCKPCSSMSLICSPACSRQACCGLSLGQKSSC, translated from the exons ATGGCCGcctccaccatgtctgtctgctctgAGCCCTGCACTGAGTCCTCCTGGCAGATAGAGGACTGTCCAGAGAGCTGCTGTGAGCCTACCTGCTGTGCCCCCAgctgctgccagtccagctgctgtgtccccagctgctgccagcccagctgctgtgcCACAGCCCCCTGCCTGACCCTCATCTGCACCCCAGTGAGCTATGGGTCCGGCCCCTGCTGCCAATCTgcctgcagcagctgctgcacaccctcatgctgccagcagtctagctgccagccctcatgctgccaatcttcctgctgtgtgcctgtctgctgcAAGCCCGTCTGCTGCACACCCAT ctgctgtgtgcctgtctgctgcAAGCCCATCTGCTGCACACCCATCTGTTCTGGATCTTCCTCATGCTGCCAGCAGTCTAGCTGCCAGCCCTCATGCTGCCAGTcatcctgctgtgtgcctgtctgctgcaagccctgctccaGCGTGTCCCTGATCTGCCGCCCTGTGTGCAGACCTGCCTGCTGTGTGCCCAGCTCCTCCTGCTGTGCCTCCtcctgctgccagcccagctacTGCAAGCCCTGCTCCAGCATGTCCTTGATCTGCAGCCCTGCCTGCTCCCGCCAagcctgctgtggcctctccttGGGTCAGAAGTCCAGTTGCTGA